The following are encoded in a window of Roseimaritima ulvae genomic DNA:
- a CDS encoding secretin N-terminal domain-containing protein, whose protein sequence is MLSSSLFDRRAVAPLCLLVLAALTAPCTPGWAQTKTIQVEGQPFDQSGSPAAQPAEAPAQAAGGDKKPGEGAGEEKDEEKPQQKPDAPPTTIERPNEPSEPPDPKELEVRPDTDRRIAFSFRNQPWVDILDWFAEISDAPLDWRELPADHVNMASAGRYTLDEVRDLLNRYLLARGFVMLKRADGLIVLKTEGINPALVPRVSTAQLATLQPHDFVRTSMDVGWLSAEKLATELKPMISANGTLVAMTSTNRIEAMDAAINLLQVSQLLEQERSPDARRDLAPEYELRYISAGEAKTMLEEFLGVNEKEAPMSPQQMQMLQQMQRQQGGQAQPQPAAKKPEISIVANPRRNSIVLHAPPDRIAVATEFLNRIDVPSDTVVSLADIESRFEIFRLTSLDPNKLLEIIEGMNIIEPTTQLQVDEANQALIVTGSGADRYIVRALIERLDGSARQFYVLPIRYRDPRAVAESIQFLIGEEEKDDSQNRRPYYFWGGGQQDDEKDKDKFRVAADVRFKQILLWANEYELEDVHNLLIKLGELPPPDGSRSTVRVLDASPTPETYQYLQRLREQFRTLAPNPIELPDAEQFPEPNVRPPADEPTAEDPDAAAEEVRSPPTVDGESLAMLQTDGRDTIRSGAEFDRLFGDQRPSANPPAGDTQRRGDAQRDDKTPRGDKTPRGGDAVRIEIDAEGRILLISPDTAALDQLENLMLKVPPPKRPYEVFYIQHASAYWMELNLTSFFEDDSKKPANESNSFMRWYWDLPPEDEERADGLGAAQPLKFVSDDDTNTVIVTGATTQQLRTIGELIELWDVPEPVNKRKARYTKLVPVVYSRAEKIAETVKDAYRDLLSSNDKAFQQKQGQGQNPGQQRGRADRNRDGNGSELVDQGGKEGGGSDFTFKGKLSVGVDEVGNTLLVSAEGEPLLDLVVDMIQQLDTAAKPQGDVQVHRTAGSISVESLEAALQAFTDSPARRPNGRTNPSRQPTATESNASAEFNE, encoded by the coding sequence CAGGTCGAAGGCCAGCCCTTCGACCAGTCCGGATCTCCAGCTGCCCAGCCCGCCGAGGCGCCGGCTCAAGCGGCCGGCGGGGACAAAAAACCGGGCGAGGGAGCGGGGGAGGAAAAAGACGAAGAGAAACCGCAACAAAAACCGGACGCTCCGCCGACCACCATCGAGCGGCCCAACGAACCGAGCGAGCCGCCAGATCCCAAAGAATTGGAAGTCCGTCCGGATACCGACCGACGCATCGCATTCAGTTTCCGCAACCAACCTTGGGTCGATATTCTGGATTGGTTCGCTGAAATTTCCGACGCCCCGCTCGACTGGCGTGAACTGCCGGCCGACCACGTCAACATGGCTTCGGCCGGGCGCTACACACTGGACGAAGTTCGCGACCTGCTGAACCGTTACCTGCTGGCTCGCGGCTTTGTGATGCTGAAACGAGCCGATGGCCTGATCGTGTTGAAGACCGAAGGCATCAACCCGGCTTTAGTACCACGTGTCAGCACGGCGCAATTGGCGACGCTGCAGCCGCATGACTTCGTCCGCACTTCGATGGATGTGGGCTGGCTGTCGGCCGAGAAACTGGCGACGGAACTAAAACCAATGATCAGCGCCAACGGCACGCTGGTCGCCATGACATCGACCAACCGCATTGAGGCCATGGACGCGGCCATCAATCTGCTGCAGGTTTCTCAACTGCTCGAACAGGAACGCTCGCCCGACGCCCGCCGCGACCTGGCACCGGAGTACGAACTGCGGTACATCTCGGCCGGCGAAGCCAAGACCATGTTGGAAGAATTTCTTGGCGTGAATGAAAAGGAAGCGCCGATGTCGCCCCAACAGATGCAAATGCTGCAGCAGATGCAAAGACAACAAGGCGGCCAAGCACAGCCGCAGCCGGCTGCCAAGAAACCCGAGATATCGATCGTCGCCAATCCGCGACGCAACTCAATCGTGCTGCACGCACCGCCCGATCGAATCGCCGTGGCCACCGAGTTCCTCAACCGTATCGATGTGCCCAGCGACACGGTGGTTTCGTTGGCGGACATCGAATCGCGTTTCGAGATCTTTCGGTTGACTTCACTCGACCCCAACAAGTTGCTGGAAATCATCGAGGGCATGAACATCATCGAACCCACGACACAGCTGCAGGTCGATGAAGCCAACCAAGCCCTAATCGTCACCGGCTCCGGCGCGGACCGCTACATCGTCCGCGCCCTGATCGAACGACTCGACGGTAGTGCTCGTCAGTTCTACGTGCTACCGATTCGCTACCGGGATCCACGAGCGGTAGCGGAATCGATTCAGTTCTTGATCGGGGAAGAAGAAAAAGACGACTCCCAAAATCGGCGTCCCTATTACTTCTGGGGTGGCGGACAACAGGATGACGAGAAGGACAAAGACAAATTTCGTGTAGCGGCCGACGTGCGGTTTAAACAGATCCTGCTGTGGGCCAACGAATACGAATTGGAAGACGTCCATAACCTGCTGATCAAATTGGGCGAATTGCCGCCGCCCGATGGCAGCCGCAGCACGGTGCGAGTCCTGGACGCTTCGCCCACCCCGGAAACCTATCAATACCTACAACGGTTGCGTGAACAATTCCGCACCCTGGCACCCAACCCGATCGAGTTGCCCGACGCCGAGCAATTCCCCGAACCCAATGTGCGGCCACCGGCCGACGAGCCGACCGCGGAAGATCCGGACGCTGCGGCCGAAGAAGTTCGCTCACCGCCAACGGTGGACGGCGAAAGTCTGGCGATGCTGCAAACAGACGGCCGCGACACGATCCGTTCGGGCGCCGAATTCGATCGCTTGTTCGGCGACCAACGGCCCTCAGCCAATCCCCCTGCCGGCGATACTCAGCGACGTGGCGATGCTCAGCGCGATGACAAGACTCCACGCGGTGACAAGACTCCACGCGGTGGCGATGCGGTGCGGATTGAAATCGATGCCGAGGGTCGGATCCTGCTGATCAGCCCCGACACCGCGGCGCTCGACCAGCTGGAAAACTTGATGCTCAAGGTGCCGCCGCCCAAACGGCCCTACGAAGTCTTTTACATCCAACACGCATCGGCGTATTGGATGGAATTGAATCTGACCAGTTTCTTCGAGGACGATTCCAAGAAACCGGCGAACGAGTCCAACTCATTTATGCGTTGGTATTGGGACCTGCCGCCGGAGGACGAAGAACGAGCCGACGGTTTGGGAGCCGCGCAACCTCTAAAATTCGTTTCCGACGACGACACCAACACGGTGATCGTAACCGGTGCGACCACCCAACAACTGCGAACGATCGGCGAGTTAATTGAACTGTGGGACGTTCCCGAACCGGTTAACAAACGCAAAGCCCGTTACACCAAACTGGTACCGGTGGTGTATTCGCGAGCCGAAAAGATCGCCGAAACCGTCAAAGACGCTTATCGAGATCTACTCAGCAGCAACGACAAAGCCTTCCAACAGAAGCAGGGGCAGGGACAGAACCCCGGCCAGCAGAGGGGCAGGGCGGATCGCAATCGTGATGGCAACGGCAGCGAACTGGTCGATCAGGGTGGCAAAGAGGGAGGTGGCAGCGACTTTACCTTTAAGGGTAAATTGTCGGTGGGCGTCGATGAAGTCGGCAACACATTATTGGTCAGCGCGGAGGGAGAACCGTTGCTGGACTTGGTCGTCGACATGATCCAGCAATTGGACACGGCGGCCAAACCCCAGGGCGATGTGCAGGTGCACCGCACCGCCGGGTCGATCAGTGTAGAATCGCTGGAAGCGGCGTTACAAGCATTTACCGACTCGCCTGCTCGCCGCCCTAACGGACGCACCAACCCCAGCCGCCAGCCGACGGCCACCGAAAGCAACGCCAGTGCTGAATTCAACGAATGA